The Granulicella sibirica genome has a segment encoding these proteins:
- the ccsA gene encoding cytochrome c biogenesis protein CcsA, translating into MILYGIASLAVLPAALYDRPRWRHVAVPATVAAILFHFVSFAEMLNAAHHMLPVDTHETQALLALLLALAFLLVYWRYKTVSLGVFVLPIVVLLTLVPAFRPSQETLLLAHSNWILLHVALLLAGYAALILSLLASLLYLIQERRLKSKSTAPSWLRLPPLDTIDQIALKTLLFGLPCMTAGLLIGSWVAAVTVGPAFFLDYKVLLSFAMWIAYVGMIHIRRMSGLRGRRAVYLSSFVFFVVVTVWAANQFSAVHRFTTP; encoded by the coding sequence GTGATCTTGTACGGCATAGCATCGCTCGCGGTGCTACCGGCTGCGCTCTACGACCGGCCACGCTGGAGGCATGTCGCGGTTCCGGCCACCGTGGCGGCGATCCTGTTCCACTTCGTCAGCTTCGCCGAGATGCTGAACGCCGCGCACCACATGCTTCCGGTGGATACTCACGAGACCCAGGCCCTACTCGCCCTCCTCCTCGCCCTGGCGTTTCTTTTGGTGTACTGGCGATACAAGACGGTCTCTCTCGGCGTCTTTGTCTTGCCGATCGTCGTGCTTCTCACGCTGGTTCCGGCGTTTCGTCCAAGCCAGGAGACGCTTCTTCTCGCGCATTCCAATTGGATCCTCCTGCACGTCGCCTTGCTGCTCGCCGGGTATGCGGCCCTCATTCTCTCGCTTCTCGCCTCTCTGCTCTACCTGATCCAGGAACGGCGGTTGAAGTCGAAGTCCACGGCTCCGAGTTGGCTTAGGCTTCCGCCGCTCGATACCATCGATCAGATAGCCCTGAAAACGCTTCTCTTCGGTCTGCCATGCATGACGGCCGGCCTGTTGATCGGATCGTGGGTGGCTGCGGTCACGGTGGGGCCGGCGTTCTTTCTCGATTACAAAGTGCTTCTTTCCTTCGCCATGTGGATCGCCTACGTCGGCATGATCCACATCCGGCGCATGTCCGGGCTCCGCGGACGCCGCGCGGTCTATCTCTCCTCCTTCGTATTCTTCGTCGTCGTCACGGTGTGGGCGGCGAACCAGTTCTCAGCCGTACACAGGTTTACAACGCCATGA